Part of the Imperialibacter roseus genome, ACAATACACCAGAGGAGGCTGCCAGGTACGACGAGCGCTCCCGGCAAATCGCTACTGAAATGTGCTATGTGTTTTCGGAGATAAAATAAGCTTTTCCGATAGATACTGACCAACGGGAAAATTGGGTGGTTGCGCCTGATTTTATATTTTCGCAGCAAACCAAACACAACATGAACAAGACTATTCTTTTTTCCGGGTTGCTATTTTTTACCCTGATTGGTTGCAAACACCGGGTAGTTGTAGATGCGCCAGCTATTTTAAGACATTCTCCGGAGGAAGTAGAGGCCATTTTAGGCAAACCAGATAGTACTTATGCCACCGAGACACTTGCAGGCCCCGCTCTCGCACAGCATTTCAGGATGTATAATGTGGAGGTGGAGTATGTAGACAACAAAGCCAGCTACATTTCTGTAAAAGGCCCTCATGGGCTCCCATTTTCAGAAGAAGCACTAGAGGCTTTCAATGCAAAAGCCTTGGGGGAACCCACCAAGTCGGCGGATGAAAAGGTGCTGCGCTGGATAAAAATGCAGGCGCCAATTGAAGCCATTAGCTTCGCAGCCACACACTACGACAGCCTGCAGAATGTAGACAATTTTACTGTCACTATTATTGGAAGGAAATAGGTAAAATTGCGACGAAAGACTATTAAACGAGAAAAGGGGAGCTGAGCTCCCCTTTTCTCGTTTAATGATTTCTATCCCAACTGTGGGCCGTTAAACTGCACTGCCCAAATAACATATTAGAAAGTGTAGGTATACTTTAGAGAGAAGAGTCTTTGCGGCATGTATAGCGAGAACAACTCCTCCTGATCACCAAACTTATACACCTGCTGATCTTTTGCGTTAAGCAGGTTCTTTGCTGATAGGCTTAGCGCTGACTGGCGGCTTCCTCCAAACTGCTGTGTCACGTTCAGGTTCAGGCTATTGAATGGCTTTTGATAAACGTCAGGAATATTAGATATGCCGATGAAAGTGATTGTTTCGCCCTGCACATTGTAAGACAAGTTCGTAGAAAAACCAATTTCATCATTTTGATACAACAGGTAAGCGTTTACGACATAGGGCGATTGCCCGGTCATTTCTCTGTAAAGTTTTACAGAAGATGCATCGCCACCTTTGTAGCTCACTTCACTGTCGTATTCGGTTTGCCCCTGCTCACTTACCGTTACTGTCTTTCTGTTAACCCGTGAGGCCACAATCGACACGTTAGATCCTATTGAGAAGTTCTGCAAAGCAGGAGTGATAAAGCTCAGGTCTTTCCTTACTTCAAACTCTGCACCATACACCTGGGCTTCGCCCACATTCCTTGGCTTTAGCTGACCGGGATTGTTAGGGAAGAAAACCAATGCGATGTGGTCAGTAAAGTCTTTATAAAAAACTGATGCAGATACCATTTCGCCTGGGGTGAAGAAATACTCCCACCTCAAGTCATAGTTGAGTATTTGTGCCTGCTTCAGGTCCAAATTACCCGAGAATTGTATTCTGGTGATAGGGTCTTCGATAAACGCCGAAGACTTCTCCTTGAAAGACGGCCGTGCCAGTGTTTTGTTGAATGAAGCTCTCAGGTTCATATTTTCCTGTAGCGCATATACAAAATTCAAAGACGGCAGCAGGTTAGTTTTGTCCAATGTTTTGGTGTTGTTTTCAAGCTGGCTGGAGTTGTCCTCGTTTAGCCTGACCCCAGTATAGAACATCTTGACATTTTCCACTCTCACACCATAAATTGATTTCAACTTGCTAGTGATATTCATTTCGTTCATCACATAAGCTGCATATGTGGACTGGCTACCATCGTAGTTGTTGTATGCGTTGCTGTTGTTTTGAATATAAAGCCCACCGGGGTTTTCTACAGAATACAGGTTAGGATTCGTTAACAACCAGTTTGGGTCATTCTGTTTAACCTCAAAAGTGGAAATAGGCGCATAGTTAAAAGAGTTAACAGTGAACTCTCTCCACTTGAAGGCAACCATGCCTCCGGCCTTCAGCTTATTGTTGTCGTTTAGCTCGTAAACCAAGTCAGCCTTGAAGCTTTCATTCGTTTCTTTCAATTCTCTCCAGAACCTGTTAATCGTTCCGCCGTTCTTAAAAGCGAATTCTCCATCGTCTTCATTGATTCGGGTATCACGATAGTCCGGATCTGAAATTCCTGAAACCAACAGCGAATTCGTCCAATCCACCCTCAGTTTACCAAACTGATGCTTGCCGTACAAGATATTGTTGGTCATCTGGCGTTGCGTATAGGCCAGGATATCATTATGGACAAGGGTAGGGTTATTTAGGGTAGTGAAGTCTATTTCACGATCCAGCGCTGTACTTACACCATTCTGTGTGTGGAAGATGTTGGTTCCAATAGTGTGATTATCCACTTTGGCTGCCAGTGTTCCCAATGCACTCCAAAGCACGTTATTGGTGCTCAAATCGCCTGCGGCCGTAAAGTCTCTCTCAAGACTAACCTCGGCAGAAGTACGGTCTTTTTCAAAACGCTTTCTTGCGAAGCCTTCGTAAAAAGTGTTAGTGTTGGTGTAGTTGAATATGGCATTAT contains:
- a CDS encoding TonB-dependent receptor — encoded protein: MKKFFIVALAVCISSSAFSQTGFLRGKVYDQISGEALFGAAVIKKGTTTGAVADFDGNFSLTLEPGTHTIEVQFVSYQSKTIEGVEIVAGQTTTLDIPISEDVTELESVVVTAEVIRNNDVGLLSVQKKSINTMDGISSASFRRVGDSNLSSAMNRVTGVTIQGDKYVYVRGLGDRYTKTSLNGMIIPGLDPDRNDVQVDLFPTGVLENVIVYKTFTPNLVGDFAGGLVNIQTKAFPEEKTSSASLSFGYNPAMHFNSNAVSYKGSSTDALGWDNGARALPISASASIPTLPNSFVEETTKKFSPLLGTSRSTNFMNTNFSLSHGNQVQRNKVTWGYNAIFNYTNTNTFYEGFARKRFEKDRTSAEVSLERDFTAAGDLSTNNVLWSALGTLAAKVDNHTIGTNIFHTQNGVSTALDREIDFTTLNNPTLVHNDILAYTQRQMTNNILYGKHQFGKLRVDWTNSLLVSGISDPDYRDTRINEDDGEFAFKNGGTINRFWRELKETNESFKADLVYELNDNNKLKAGGMVAFKWREFTVNSFNYAPISTFEVKQNDPNWLLTNPNLYSVENPGGLYIQNNSNAYNNYDGSQSTYAAYVMNEMNITSKLKSIYGVRVENVKMFYTGVRLNEDNSSQLENNTKTLDKTNLLPSLNFVYALQENMNLRASFNKTLARPSFKEKSSAFIEDPITRIQFSGNLDLKQAQILNYDLRWEYFFTPGEMVSASVFYKDFTDHIALVFFPNNPGQLKPRNVGEAQVYGAEFEVRKDLSFITPALQNFSIGSNVSIVASRVNRKTVTVSEQGQTEYDSEVSYKGGDASSVKLYREMTGQSPYVVNAYLLYQNDEIGFSTNLSYNVQGETITFIGISNIPDVYQKPFNSLNLNVTQQFGGSRQSALSLSAKNLLNAKDQQVYKFGDQEELFSLYMPQRLFSLKYTYTF